In the Setaria italica strain Yugu1 chromosome VI, Setaria_italica_v2.0, whole genome shotgun sequence genome, one interval contains:
- the LOC101762747 gene encoding UPF0496 protein 1, which yields MGNCYSTGSSRRAETSEPALPHEAAPAEELSSYEAACRSDPELRTFDTTLQRCTSRAISTLAVGVEVRSLSLEYSLREVTDCLLDTNQNGLRVILDCKKDIWKSPELFDLIEEYFESSVHTLDFCTALDKCLKRARDSQLLLHVALQRFDDEEYAAAPSARYARTLHELRQFKAAGDPFTEEFFAAFQAVYRQQLTMLKKLQRRKHRLDKKIKTIKVWRRVSSIIFATTFAAVLICSVVAAAIAALPVAAALAAAAAVPQGSMRKWIDSLLKGYQDALRGQEEVVSAMQVAKFIGIKDLDSIRVLINRVEVEISSMIDCVEFAERDEEAVKFGVEEIKKKLENFMKSVEDLGEQADRCSRDIRRARTVVLQRIIRNPN from the coding sequence ATGGGGAACTGCTACAGCACCGGCAGTAGCAGGCGTGCGGAGACGTCGGAGCCGGCGCTACCGCatgaggcggcgccggcggaggagctgAGCTCGTACGAGGCGGCGTGCCGGTCGGACCCGGAGCTGCGCACGTTCGACACGACGCTGCAGCGGTGCACGAGCCGCGCCATCTCGACGCTGGCGGTGGGCGTCGAGGTGCGTTCGCTGTCGCTGGAGTACTCCCTCCGCGAGGTCACCGACTGCCTCCTCGACACCAACCAGAATGGGCTGCGCGTCATCCTCGACTGCAAGAAGGACATCTGGAAGAGCCCCGAGCTGTTCGACCTCATCGAGGAATACTTCGAGAGTAGCGTCCACACCCTCGACTTCTGCACTGCGCTCGACAAGTGCCTCAAGCGCGCCCGCGACtcccagctcctcctccacgtCGCGCTCCAGCGATTCGACGACGAGGAgtacgccgccgccccctccgcccgGTACGCGCGCACGCTGCACGAGCTGCGCCAGTTCAAGGCAGCCGGCGACCCCTTCACGGAGGAGTTCTTCGCCGCCTTCCAGGCCGTGTACCGGCAGCAGCTGACCATGCTGAAGAAGCTGCAGCGGCGCAAGCACCGGCTCGACAAGAAGATCAAGACCATCAAGGTGTGGCGCCGGGTGTCAAGCATCATCTTCGCGACCACGTTCGCGGCCGTCCTCATCTGCTCGGTGGTTGCCGCGGCCATCGCTGCCCTGCCTGTCGCTGCCGCATTGGCCGCGGCCGCTGCAGTTCCCCAGGGGTCTATGAGGAAGTGGATCGATTCATTGCTGAAAGGGTATCAGGACGCGCTCCGAGGACAGGAGGAGGTGGTGAGCGCGATGCAGGTCGCCAAGTTCATTGGCATCAAGGATTTGGACAGTATCAGAGTTCTCATCAACCGGGTGGAGGTGGAGATCAGTTCAATGATCGACTGTGTAGAGTTTGCAGAGCGGGATGAGGAGGCGGTGAAATTTGGGGTGGAGGAGATCAAGAAGAAGCTGGAAAATTTCATGAAGAGTGTTGAGGATCTTGGGGAGCAGGCGGACCGGTGTAGCCGGGATATCCGTCGGGCTAGGACCGTCGTGCTGCAAAGGATCATCCGGAATCCaaactga